In a single window of the bacterium genome:
- a CDS encoding sulfite exporter TauE/SafE family protein yields the protein MHDAVAAAANFIHLDSANIIYLFLVGFVGGLVSGFIGSGGAFVLTPGMMSLGVPGLVAVASNMCHKFPKALVGALKRAKYGQVDVKLGIVLGISAEAGVLYGAGVQEKIKAAYGDAGSNLYVSVAFVLILAVVGGFVLYDALKTKRAGTQHEEEQVTKLARWVQSINIPGTMVYFKSMNARVSVLFTIPLGFATGLLAATIAVGGFIGVPSMIYVMGVPSIMASATELVIAFVMGLGGSFKYAMHGLVDIRLALIILAGSLFGIQLGAMGTTYVKPYMIKIVMGSIMVIVLFSRALMVPVYMAQLKMIPAIDKGTAKLLSSTSFGIMIFALALGAFIILKAMWEGRRAEREQAVRVPAVIESKI from the coding sequence ATGCACGACGCGGTTGCGGCAGCGGCGAACTTCATCCACCTTGACTCCGCCAACATCATCTACCTCTTCCTCGTCGGCTTCGTCGGCGGCCTCGTGAGCGGCTTCATCGGCTCCGGCGGCGCCTTCGTGCTGACCCCCGGCATGATGAGCCTCGGCGTCCCCGGCCTCGTTGCGGTGGCGAGCAACATGTGCCACAAGTTCCCGAAGGCGCTCGTCGGGGCCCTCAAGCGCGCCAAGTACGGCCAGGTCGACGTGAAGCTCGGCATCGTGCTCGGCATCTCGGCCGAGGCCGGCGTGCTGTACGGCGCGGGCGTCCAGGAGAAGATCAAGGCCGCCTATGGCGACGCCGGCTCGAACCTCTACGTGAGCGTCGCGTTCGTCCTCATCCTCGCGGTCGTCGGCGGCTTCGTCCTCTACGACGCCCTCAAGACCAAGCGCGCCGGGACGCAGCACGAGGAGGAGCAGGTCACGAAACTCGCCCGCTGGGTCCAGTCCATCAATATCCCGGGCACGATGGTGTACTTCAAGAGCATGAACGCGCGCGTCTCGGTGCTCTTCACGATCCCCCTCGGGTTCGCCACCGGCCTGCTCGCGGCCACGATTGCGGTCGGCGGCTTCATCGGCGTCCCCTCGATGATCTACGTCATGGGCGTCCCGAGCATCATGGCCTCGGCGACCGAGCTGGTGATCGCCTTCGTCATGGGCCTCGGGGGCTCCTTCAAGTACGCGATGCACGGCCTCGTCGACATCCGCCTGGCGCTGATCATCCTCGCCGGCTCGCTCTTCGGCATCCAGCTCGGCGCGATGGGCACGACGTATGTCAAGCCCTACATGATCAAGATCGTCATGGGCTCGATCATGGTCATCGTGCTCTTCTCGCGGGCGCTCATGGTCCCGGTGTACATGGCGCAGCTGAAGATGATCCCCGCCATCGACAAGGGCACCGCGAAGCTGCTCTCGAGCACGAGCTTCGGCATCATGATCTTCGCCCTCGCCCTGGGCGCTTTCATCATCCTCAAGGCGATGTGGGAAGGTCGTCGCGCCGAGCGGGAGCAGGCGGTGCGCGTCCCGGCAGTGATCGAGAGCAAAATCTAG
- a CDS encoding type II toxin-antitoxin system VapC family toxin has protein sequence MRKAFVDTNVLLRLLVADDAAQHRACVALLQRARKESFALCVLPVALLEVVWVLERVYRYPRAGVREIVEAILNTPEFEVENEASFRKALSAYEETNVKFADALMAHWGIDSGLTTVYTFDEKDFRKIPGLDVRRP, from the coding sequence TTCGTTGACACCAACGTTCTCCTCCGACTGCTCGTCGCGGATGATGCCGCTCAGCACCGGGCGTGCGTTGCTTTGCTTCAGCGGGCCCGAAAAGAGAGCTTCGCGCTTTGCGTGCTCCCGGTCGCGCTCCTGGAGGTCGTGTGGGTCCTGGAGCGCGTCTATCGCTACCCGCGTGCCGGAGTACGCGAGATTGTGGAGGCAATTCTCAATACGCCCGAGTTCGAGGTGGAGAACGAAGCCTCGTTTCGCAAAGCCCTGTCGGCCTACGAAGAAACAAACGTCAAGTTCGCCGATGCGCTCATGGCACACTGGGGCATCGATAGCGGCCTGACGACCGTGTACACCTTCGACGAGAAGGACTTCCGGAAGATCCCCGGACTCGACGTCCGCAGGCCCTGA
- a CDS encoding metalloregulator ArsR/SmtB family transcription factor, which yields MNTMVQCLKALGDENRLRILMLLRERELCVFELMGVLGLSQSLVSSHLGVLRSAGLVDARREGKRMRYAITEEGRRGGKRGIVNLVTTALAGEPAMERDRERLRDCLEFRGENKTCDRTALARFRARKGESKI from the coding sequence ATGAACACGATGGTGCAGTGCCTCAAGGCGCTCGGCGACGAAAACCGGCTGCGGATCCTCATGCTCCTGCGCGAGCGGGAGCTCTGCGTCTTCGAGCTCATGGGCGTCCTCGGCCTCTCCCAGTCCCTGGTCTCGAGCCACCTCGGGGTTCTGCGGTCTGCCGGCCTGGTGGACGCGCGGCGCGAGGGCAAGCGCATGCGCTACGCGATCACCGAGGAGGGGCGCCGCGGGGGCAAGCGCGGAATCGTGAACCTGGTGACGACCGCACTGGCGGGGGAACCGGCCATGGAGCGGGACCGCGAGCGCCTGCGCGACTGCCTGGAGTTCCGCGGCGAGAACAAGACCTGCGACCGCACCGCGCTGGCGCGGTTTCGCGCACGCAAGGGGGAGTCG
- a CDS encoding universal stress protein encodes MARYQKLLVAYDGSASGENALRQALRLAREEKCWVRVVTVVPPFEGELELTGVGDVHEAILRPGRALVARAEAIAAAGGALIKASLEQGEASQRIVAVAASERCGLIVMGRRGTTRLERMLVGSVTARVIGHSPVDVLVVPREAAIGWKTVLIATDGSRFSLAAAAKAVDFASSYGGRVVALSVVDLPEEVYAVAPEAAEKFVEKARGYVAAVADLAAGAGVRSSTAVREGTSADVVVRLAREEAADVIVMGSHGRTGLARLLMGSVTEKVIGHASCPVLVVR; translated from the coding sequence ATGGCGCGCTACCAGAAGCTCCTCGTCGCCTACGACGGCTCGGCCTCCGGCGAGAACGCCCTGCGCCAGGCGCTGCGGCTGGCGCGCGAGGAGAAGTGCTGGGTCCGCGTCGTGACGGTGGTCCCGCCCTTCGAGGGGGAGCTGGAGTTGACCGGGGTGGGGGACGTCCACGAGGCGATCCTTCGCCCCGGCCGCGCCTTGGTCGCGCGCGCCGAGGCGATCGCCGCGGCGGGCGGGGCGCTCATCAAGGCCTCCCTCGAGCAGGGCGAGGCCTCGCAGCGCATCGTGGCCGTCGCCGCGTCCGAGCGCTGCGGCCTGATCGTCATGGGGCGGCGCGGCACGACCCGGCTCGAGCGCATGCTGGTCGGCAGCGTCACCGCGCGGGTCATCGGCCACAGCCCCGTGGACGTGCTCGTGGTCCCGCGGGAGGCGGCCATCGGCTGGAAGACCGTGCTCATCGCGACGGACGGCTCCCGCTTCAGTCTGGCGGCGGCCGCGAAGGCGGTGGACTTCGCCTCTTCCTACGGCGGGCGGGTCGTGGCGCTCTCGGTGGTGGATCTGCCCGAGGAAGTCTACGCCGTCGCGCCCGAGGCGGCCGAGAAATTCGTCGAGAAGGCGCGGGGCTACGTGGCGGCGGTCGCGGATCTGGCGGCCGGCGCCGGCGTCCGCAGCTCGACGGCGGTCAGGGAAGGGACATCGGCGGACGTGGTGGTGCGACTCGCGCGGGAGGAGGCGGCGGACGTGATCGTCATGGGCAGCCACGGCCGCACCGGCCTGGCGCGGCTGCTGATGGGCAGCGTGACCGAGAAGGTCATCGGCCACGCCTCCTGTCCGGTGCTGGTCGTCAGGTAG